The Agrococcus carbonis genome has a window encoding:
- a CDS encoding DMT family transporter encodes MTDRLSRIPWQALWIALAVIWGSSFLLMKLGLEALHPMQIATARVAIAAATLAALAAASRTRLPSDARTWGLLAVCSLFLTALPFTAFVVAETRISSAAAGLANAITPISTVLFALLLLPSDRLTSRKLAAVLLGLVGVVLIAQPWTAESGPDLLGFGIAVLGAASYGVGWTLNRRLLGRTEVPGLAHPTALMITGLPMTLAALLVWSSVEGWSPVAVHGPAASLPLALAAVVALGAIGTGVAYILQFEVVRAVGPTVAATVTYLIPVVAVLLGVLVLGERLGVWQIAGAAIVIGAGILVGQRPRTPAVATP; translated from the coding sequence GTGACCGACCGGCTCAGCCGCATCCCCTGGCAGGCGCTGTGGATCGCGCTCGCCGTCATCTGGGGCTCGTCCTTCCTGCTCATGAAGCTCGGCCTCGAGGCGCTCCATCCGATGCAGATCGCGACCGCGCGCGTCGCGATCGCCGCAGCGACGCTCGCGGCGCTCGCCGCCGCCTCGCGCACCCGGCTGCCGAGCGACGCGCGCACATGGGGCCTGCTCGCGGTGTGCTCGCTCTTCCTCACCGCGCTGCCGTTCACCGCGTTCGTCGTCGCCGAGACCCGCATCTCGTCGGCCGCCGCGGGGCTCGCGAACGCGATCACGCCGATCTCGACCGTGCTCTTCGCGCTCCTGCTGCTGCCGAGCGACCGCCTCACGTCGCGCAAGCTCGCGGCTGTGCTCCTCGGGCTCGTCGGCGTCGTGCTCATCGCGCAGCCGTGGACGGCCGAGAGCGGGCCCGACCTGCTCGGCTTCGGGATCGCGGTGCTCGGCGCCGCGTCCTACGGCGTCGGTTGGACGCTCAACCGACGCCTGCTGGGGCGCACCGAGGTGCCGGGCCTCGCGCATCCGACCGCCCTCATGATCACCGGCCTGCCGATGACCCTCGCCGCGCTGCTCGTGTGGAGCTCTGTCGAGGGGTGGTCACCAGTCGCGGTGCACGGCCCGGCCGCCTCGCTCCCGCTCGCCCTCGCCGCGGTGGTCGCGCTCGGCGCGATCGGCACCGGCGTCGCCTACATCCTGCAGTTCGAGGTCGTGCGCGCCGTCGGGCCGACGGTCGCGGCGACGGTCACCTACCTCATCCCGGTCGTCGCGGTGCTGCTCGGCGTGCTCGTGCTCGGTGAGCGGCTCGGCGTGTGGCAGATCGCGGGCGCCGCGATCGTGATCGGCGCCGGCATCCTCGTGGGCCAGCGCCCGCGCACCCCCGCGGTCGCGACGCCCTGA
- the secD gene encoding protein translocase subunit SecD yields MAKARTRGARALIWLFVLIAGLAGANLAAVQFSGGSWAPQLALDLEGGTQIVLEPRLAEGASITQEQLDQAVEIIRQRVDASGISETEITTQGGRNIVVALPGEPDAATMQRIQASAKMEFRPVLASAAANPPGATPTPEATEPADEAPASEPTDSWDQAWITPALQAEFDAFQCADVDPTKVADPDRPFITCSTDGTARFILGPVQVDGADIADAQVTAATNSQGQATGGWAVSLELDGNGPADFEEITRAITGLPEPTNQFAVVLDSTVLMPISSNAIITDGNASITGGFTREGAQSLADQLRFGALPVSFQVQSNETISPTLGASQLQAGLIAGLIGLILVVAYSILQYRALGLVVVLSLGIAGVLTYLVVTFLSSTEGYRLSLAGIAGLVISIGITADSFIVYFERIRDELREGKHLTSALETGWKRAFRTILVSDAVSFLAAVILFLLSVGNVRGFAYTLGITTFIDIVVVALFTHPLLRLLARTGFFSSGHRLSGLDPQALGAVYRGRARFREPVLAGKGATSSREAQRRQSIAERKAAAATTGKED; encoded by the coding sequence GTGGCCAAGGCTCGGACCCGGGGCGCGCGCGCCCTCATCTGGCTCTTCGTGCTGATCGCCGGGCTCGCCGGCGCCAACCTCGCCGCCGTGCAGTTCTCGGGCGGCTCGTGGGCGCCGCAGCTCGCGCTCGACCTCGAGGGCGGCACGCAGATCGTGCTCGAGCCGCGGCTCGCCGAGGGCGCCTCGATCACGCAGGAGCAGCTCGACCAGGCGGTCGAGATCATCCGCCAGCGCGTCGACGCCTCCGGCATCTCCGAGACCGAGATCACCACGCAGGGAGGCCGCAACATCGTCGTCGCGCTCCCCGGTGAGCCCGACGCCGCGACGATGCAGCGCATCCAGGCGAGCGCCAAGATGGAGTTCCGGCCCGTGCTCGCCTCGGCCGCCGCGAACCCGCCGGGGGCGACCCCGACGCCCGAGGCGACCGAGCCCGCGGACGAGGCGCCCGCATCCGAGCCCACCGACTCGTGGGACCAGGCGTGGATCACGCCCGCGCTCCAGGCCGAGTTCGACGCGTTCCAGTGCGCCGACGTCGACCCGACGAAGGTCGCCGACCCCGATCGTCCGTTCATCACGTGCTCGACCGACGGCACCGCGCGCTTCATCCTCGGCCCGGTGCAGGTCGACGGGGCCGACATCGCCGACGCGCAGGTCACAGCCGCGACGAACTCGCAGGGGCAGGCGACCGGCGGCTGGGCAGTCAGCCTCGAGCTCGACGGCAACGGTCCGGCCGACTTCGAGGAGATCACCCGCGCGATCACGGGCCTGCCCGAGCCGACGAACCAGTTCGCGGTCGTGCTCGACTCGACCGTGCTCATGCCGATCTCGTCGAACGCCATCATCACCGACGGCAACGCGAGCATCACCGGCGGCTTCACGCGCGAGGGCGCCCAGAGCCTCGCCGACCAGCTGCGCTTCGGTGCCCTGCCGGTGAGCTTCCAGGTGCAGTCGAACGAGACGATCTCGCCGACGCTCGGCGCGAGCCAGCTGCAGGCGGGCCTCATCGCCGGCCTGATCGGCCTCATCCTGGTCGTCGCCTACTCGATCCTCCAGTACCGCGCGCTCGGGCTCGTCGTCGTGCTCTCGCTCGGCATCGCCGGCGTGCTGACGTACCTCGTCGTGACGTTCCTCTCGAGCACCGAGGGCTACCGCCTCTCGCTCGCGGGCATCGCGGGCCTCGTGATCTCGATCGGCATCACGGCCGACTCGTTCATCGTCTACTTCGAGCGCATCCGCGACGAGCTGCGCGAGGGCAAGCACCTGACCTCGGCGCTCGAGACCGGCTGGAAGCGCGCGTTCCGCACGATCCTCGTGTCGGATGCGGTGAGCTTCCTCGCCGCGGTCATCCTGTTCCTGCTCTCGGTCGGCAACGTGCGCGGGTTCGCCTACACCCTCGGCATCACGACGTTCATCGACATCGTGGTGGTCGCGCTCTTCACGCATCCGCTGCTGCGCCTGCTCGCGCGCACCGGGTTCTTCTCGTCGGGCCACCGGCTCTCGGGCCTCGACCCGCAGGCGCTCGGCGCCGTCTACCGCGGCAGGGCGCGCTTCCGCGAGCCCGTGCTCGCAGGCAAGGGCGCGACCTCCTCGCGGGAGGCGCAGCGCCGCCAATCGATCGCGGAGCGCAAGGCGGCCGCGGCCACGACGGGCAAGGAGGACTGA
- the ruvC gene encoding crossover junction endodeoxyribonuclease RuvC: MVSASVRVLGVDPGLTRCGIGVIDVERRTPSLVHVEVVRSDADEPIPQRLLRIGRGVEAAIDRHRPDAIALERVFAQANLRSVMGVAQISGIVLRAAAERELPISLLTPTEVKAAVTGYGAADKRQVGEMVRRLLRLQAAPSPADAADALAIAIAEGWRARVPVRGAATPAQQAWAAAEAAAKRRPAR; the protein is encoded by the coding sequence GTGGTCTCGGCGTCGGTGCGCGTGCTCGGCGTCGACCCCGGGCTGACCCGCTGCGGCATCGGCGTCATCGACGTCGAGCGGCGGACGCCCTCGCTCGTCCACGTCGAGGTCGTGCGCTCCGACGCCGACGAGCCGATCCCGCAGCGGCTGCTGCGCATCGGCCGCGGCGTCGAGGCGGCGATCGACCGGCACCGCCCCGACGCGATCGCCCTCGAGCGCGTCTTCGCGCAGGCGAACCTGCGCAGCGTCATGGGCGTCGCGCAGATCTCCGGCATCGTGCTGCGCGCGGCTGCCGAGCGCGAGCTGCCCATCTCCCTCCTCACGCCGACCGAGGTCAAGGCCGCGGTGACCGGCTACGGCGCCGCCGACAAGCGCCAGGTGGGGGAGATGGTGCGCCGCCTGCTGCGGCTGCAGGCCGCGCCGAGCCCCGCGGACGCGGCGGACGCCCTCGCGATCGCGATCGCCGAGGGCTGGCGCGCGCGCGTCCCGGTGCGCGGCGCCGCGACGCCCGCGCAGCAGGCGTGGGCGGCCGCCGAGGCGGCAGCGAAGCGCCGCCCGGCTCGCTGA
- the pdxS gene encoding pyridoxal 5'-phosphate synthase lyase subunit PdxS — protein sequence MTENTTGSARVKRGLAEMLKGGVIMDVVTPEQARIAEDAGAVAVMALERVPADIRAQGGVARMSDPDLIDAIKAEVSIPVMAKARIGHFVEAQVLEALEVDYIDESEVLSPADYVNHIDKWPFTVPFVCGATNLGEALRRITEGAAMIRSKGEAGTGDVSEATKHIRTINQEIRRLSSLSKDELFVAAKELQAPYELVAEVAEAGRLPVVLFVAGGVATPADAAMMMQLGADGVFVGSGIFKSGDPERRAAAIVKATAAFEDPKAIADASRGLGEAMVGINVADLPAPHRLAERGW from the coding sequence ATGACCGAGAACACCACCGGCTCGGCGCGCGTCAAGCGCGGCCTCGCCGAGATGCTGAAGGGCGGCGTCATCATGGACGTCGTCACCCCCGAGCAGGCGCGGATCGCCGAGGACGCCGGCGCGGTCGCCGTCATGGCGCTCGAGCGCGTGCCCGCCGACATCCGCGCCCAGGGCGGCGTCGCGCGCATGTCCGACCCCGACCTCATCGACGCGATCAAGGCCGAGGTCTCGATCCCCGTCATGGCGAAGGCGCGCATCGGCCACTTCGTCGAGGCGCAGGTGCTCGAGGCGCTCGAGGTCGACTACATCGACGAGTCCGAGGTGCTGAGCCCCGCCGACTACGTCAACCACATCGACAAGTGGCCCTTCACCGTGCCGTTCGTCTGCGGCGCGACCAACCTCGGCGAGGCGCTCCGCCGCATCACCGAGGGTGCGGCGATGATCCGCTCGAAGGGCGAGGCCGGCACGGGCGACGTCTCCGAGGCGACCAAGCACATCCGCACGATCAACCAGGAGATCCGCCGCCTCTCGTCGCTCTCGAAGGACGAGCTGTTCGTCGCCGCCAAGGAGCTGCAGGCGCCGTACGAGCTCGTCGCCGAGGTCGCCGAGGCGGGCCGCCTGCCGGTCGTGCTCTTCGTGGCCGGCGGTGTCGCGACGCCCGCCGATGCGGCGATGATGATGCAGCTCGGCGCCGACGGCGTCTTCGTCGGCTCGGGCATCTTCAAGTCGGGCGACCCCGAGCGCCGCGCGGCCGCGATCGTCAAGGCGACCGCCGCGTTCGAGGACCCGAAGGCGATCGCGGATGCGTCTCGCGGGCTCGGGGAGGCGATGGTCGGCATCAACGTGGCCGACCTTCCCGCCCCGCACCGCCTCGCCGAGCGCGGCTGGTAG
- the ruvA gene encoding Holliday junction branch migration protein RuvA: MISSLDGTVLSARGQRLVVGVAGIGYAVAVTPQCSLAARVGSPIALHTHLVVREDELALFGFETEAELDAFELLIGVSGVGPKSALGVLAHLAPSELARAVAEQDERAFKAVSGIGPKTAKLLILQLSGKLAAPAPAAAAKGSDARADVLTALTGLGWPERTANDAIERAAAAAPDAAGTTGGLLRAALAILGPGARQ, encoded by the coding sequence GTGATCTCCAGTCTCGACGGCACCGTGCTGTCCGCGCGGGGGCAGCGGCTCGTCGTGGGCGTCGCCGGCATCGGCTACGCCGTGGCGGTGACTCCGCAGTGCTCGCTCGCCGCGCGCGTCGGCAGCCCGATCGCGCTGCACACGCACCTCGTGGTGCGCGAGGACGAGCTCGCGCTGTTCGGCTTCGAGACCGAGGCCGAGCTCGATGCGTTCGAGCTGCTCATCGGCGTCTCGGGCGTCGGCCCGAAGTCGGCCCTCGGCGTGCTCGCGCACCTCGCGCCCTCCGAGCTCGCGCGCGCGGTCGCCGAGCAGGACGAGCGCGCGTTCAAGGCCGTGAGCGGCATCGGGCCGAAGACCGCGAAGCTCCTCATCCTGCAGCTGAGCGGCAAGCTCGCCGCACCGGCGCCCGCCGCGGCGGCGAAGGGGTCGGATGCGCGGGCAGACGTGCTCACGGCCCTCACGGGGCTCGGGTGGCCCGAGCGCACCGCGAACGACGCGATCGAGCGCGCGGCAGCCGCCGCCCCCGACGCCGCCGGCACGACCGGCGGACTGCTGCGGGCCGCGCTCGCCATCCTCGGGCCGGGGGCGCGGCAGTGA
- a CDS encoding preprotein translocase subunit YajC, translated as MLFLQNAATGQTGFQLDPLTIIMLVVLAAMIFFMFRSNKKRKAQAEELQTKMVPGAEVMTNFGLFGELREIDEERNEALLEIAPGTIVRVHRQTLARVVEDDAVVAEERVDDVGDADEPRDRA; from the coding sequence ATGCTCTTCCTGCAGAACGCCGCCACCGGCCAGACGGGCTTCCAGCTCGACCCGCTGACCATCATCATGCTGGTCGTCCTCGCGGCGATGATCTTCTTCATGTTCCGCAGCAACAAGAAGCGCAAGGCGCAGGCTGAGGAGCTCCAGACCAAGATGGTGCCCGGCGCCGAGGTCATGACGAACTTCGGCCTCTTCGGCGAGCTGCGCGAGATCGACGAGGAGCGCAACGAGGCGCTGCTCGAGATCGCGCCCGGCACGATCGTCCGCGTGCACCGCCAGACGCTCGCCCGCGTCGTCGAGGATGACGCCGTCGTCGCCGAGGAGCGCGTCGACGACGTCGGCGACGCGGACGAGCCGCGCGACCGCGCCTGA
- a CDS encoding HIT family protein produces the protein MSSELPGVPDAFQRLWTPYRMVYIQNGQMPDEHACPFCRAPELSDDQGLIVARGETCFVLLNLYPYNTGHLMVCPYRHVGMYDQATTEEVAEMAVLTQTAMRVLSQVTRCQGFNIGMNQGRIAGAGIADHLHQHIVPRWTLDSNFFPIIAKTKALPILLEDMRQDIQAAWPA, from the coding sequence ATGTCGAGCGAGCTGCCGGGGGTGCCGGATGCGTTCCAGCGGCTCTGGACGCCGTACCGGATGGTCTACATCCAGAACGGCCAGATGCCCGACGAGCACGCGTGCCCGTTCTGCCGCGCGCCGGAGCTGAGCGACGACCAGGGCCTCATCGTCGCGCGCGGCGAGACGTGCTTCGTGCTCCTGAACCTTTACCCCTACAACACGGGGCACCTCATGGTGTGCCCCTACCGGCACGTCGGCATGTACGACCAGGCAACGACCGAGGAGGTCGCCGAGATGGCCGTGCTGACGCAGACGGCGATGCGCGTGCTCTCGCAGGTCACGCGCTGCCAGGGGTTCAACATCGGCATGAACCAGGGCCGCATCGCCGGCGCCGGCATCGCCGACCACCTGCACCAGCACATCGTGCCGCGATGGACGCTGGACTCGAACTTCTTCCCGATCATCGCGAAGACGAAGGCGCTGCCCATCCTGCTGGAGGACATGCGCCAGGACATCCAGGCGGCTTGGCCGGCGTGA
- the pdxT gene encoding pyridoxal 5'-phosphate synthase glutaminase subunit PdxT produces MADRRAPRVGVLALQGDVREHVAVLAALGAETALVRTPAQLAEVDGLVLPGGESSVIDKLARIFGLREPIIARIGAGMPVYGTCAGLILLADRILDGLPSQLPFGGLDIDARRNAFGSQVDSFEADLAVPVLGEPPVHATFIRAPAVERVGPAVRPLAAVDGRVVAVEQGALLATAFHPEVGGELRFHRRFLDRVAHVSGA; encoded by the coding sequence GTGGCCGACCGGCGCGCGCCGCGCGTCGGAGTGCTCGCCCTGCAGGGCGACGTGCGCGAGCACGTCGCCGTGCTGGCGGCGCTCGGCGCCGAGACGGCGCTCGTGCGCACTCCCGCGCAGCTCGCCGAGGTCGACGGCCTCGTGCTGCCCGGCGGCGAGTCGAGCGTCATCGACAAGCTCGCGCGGATCTTCGGCCTGCGCGAGCCGATCATCGCGCGCATCGGCGCGGGCATGCCGGTCTACGGCACGTGCGCGGGCCTCATCCTGCTCGCCGACCGCATCCTCGACGGCCTGCCGTCGCAGCTGCCGTTCGGCGGGCTCGACATCGACGCGCGCCGGAACGCGTTCGGCAGCCAGGTCGACTCGTTCGAGGCCGACCTCGCGGTGCCCGTGCTGGGGGAGCCGCCCGTGCACGCGACCTTCATCCGGGCGCCCGCGGTCGAGCGCGTGGGGCCAGCGGTCCGGCCGCTCGCCGCGGTCGACGGGCGCGTCGTCGCCGTCGAGCAGGGCGCGCTCCTCGCGACGGCGTTCCACCCGGAGGTCGGCGGCGAGCTGCGCTTCCACCGGCGCTTCCTCGACCGCGTCGCGCATGTCAGCGGTGCGTGA
- a CDS encoding hemerythrin domain-containing protein encodes MVQQLPSTGDGERPPPGAGCDTSELRIIHAIYREDFARAGELVRATPAADARRVRLIAGHLDALVEDLGVHHRLEDEHIWDRLEQRAPACRAHVGRMRDQHARIAELLERVREAVAAWRAAPSEPEALIDALERTRTVLIDHLGDEERDVVPVAARVMTQGEWDGIREAAMREGRPSTMMMIELDRVRRQFAAEGREAEFMEQLPQPVRLAFRLFGRRQADRRWRAIYGPR; translated from the coding sequence ATGGTGCAGCAGCTGCCTTCGACGGGCGACGGCGAGCGGCCCCCGCCGGGCGCGGGCTGCGACACGAGCGAGCTGCGCATCATCCACGCGATCTACCGCGAGGACTTCGCGCGCGCGGGTGAGCTCGTGCGCGCGACGCCCGCCGCCGACGCTCGCCGCGTCCGCCTCATCGCCGGCCATCTCGACGCGCTCGTCGAGGACCTCGGCGTGCATCACAGGCTCGAGGACGAGCACATCTGGGATCGCCTCGAGCAGCGCGCGCCCGCGTGCCGCGCGCACGTAGGGCGGATGCGGGACCAGCACGCGAGGATCGCGGAGCTGCTCGAGCGCGTGCGGGAGGCGGTCGCGGCCTGGCGCGCTGCGCCCTCCGAGCCCGAGGCGCTCATCGACGCGCTCGAGCGCACGCGAACCGTGCTGATCGACCATCTCGGCGACGAGGAGCGCGACGTCGTGCCGGTCGCGGCCCGCGTCATGACGCAAGGGGAGTGGGACGGCATCCGCGAGGCCGCGATGCGCGAGGGCCGGCCGTCGACGATGATGATGATCGAGCTCGACCGCGTGCGGCGCCAGTTCGCTGCCGAGGGCCGAGAGGCCGAGTTCATGGAGCAGCTGCCCCAGCCCGTGCGCCTCGCCTTCCGCCTCTTCGGCCGCCGCCAGGCCGACCGCCGCTGGCGCGCGATCTACGGGCCGCGGTGA
- the ruvB gene encoding Holliday junction branch migration DNA helicase RuvB: MGDPLLDPGATADELAFEGALRPASLAEFVGQPKVKGQLEVLLHAARLQDRAPDHILLAGPPGLGKTTLASIIGAETGRPIRYSSGPAIQHAGDLAAVLSALVPGEVLFIDEIHRMSRAAEEMLYLAMEDFRIDIMVGKGAGASSIPLELAPFTLVGATTRSGMLPAPLRDRFGFTAHLEFYVADDLERVLARSARLLGLEIEPAALGELASRSRGTPRIANRLLRRVRDWLLVHAGSSDLEGVRAALELYDVDEAGLDRIDRAVLHAIAHRFGGGPVGLSTLAAAIGEEADTIESVVEPFLVREGLIGRTPRGRVATPAGMRHARADMREPTLDGL, encoded by the coding sequence ATCGGCGATCCGCTCCTCGATCCGGGCGCGACGGCGGACGAGCTCGCCTTCGAGGGCGCGCTCCGGCCGGCGAGCCTCGCCGAGTTCGTCGGGCAGCCGAAGGTCAAGGGGCAGCTCGAGGTGCTGCTGCACGCCGCGCGCCTGCAGGACCGCGCGCCCGACCACATCCTGCTCGCGGGCCCTCCCGGCCTCGGCAAGACGACGCTCGCGAGCATCATCGGCGCCGAGACGGGGCGGCCCATCCGCTACTCGTCCGGCCCGGCGATCCAGCACGCCGGGGATCTCGCCGCGGTGCTCTCGGCGCTCGTGCCCGGCGAGGTGCTCTTCATCGACGAGATCCACCGCATGTCGCGCGCGGCCGAGGAGATGCTCTACCTCGCGATGGAGGACTTCCGCATCGACATCATGGTCGGCAAGGGAGCGGGCGCGTCGTCGATCCCGCTCGAGCTCGCGCCGTTCACGCTCGTCGGCGCGACGACGCGTTCGGGGATGCTCCCGGCGCCGCTGCGCGACCGATTCGGCTTCACCGCCCACCTCGAGTTCTACGTCGCCGACGACCTCGAGCGCGTGCTCGCGCGGTCCGCGCGGCTGCTCGGCCTCGAGATCGAGCCCGCGGCGCTCGGCGAGCTCGCGAGCCGCTCGCGCGGCACCCCGCGCATCGCCAACCGCCTGCTGCGCCGCGTGCGCGACTGGCTGCTCGTGCACGCCGGCTCGAGCGACCTCGAGGGCGTGCGCGCGGCGCTCGAGCTCTACGACGTCGACGAGGCCGGGCTCGACCGCATCGATCGCGCGGTGCTCCACGCGATCGCGCACCGGTTCGGGGGAGGCCCCGTCGGCCTCTCCACCCTCGCGGCGGCGATCGGCGAGGAGGCGGACACGATCGAGTCCGTCGTCGAGCCGTTCCTCGTGCGCGAGGGCCTCATCGGCCGCACCCCCCGCGGTCGGGTCGCGACCCCCGCGGGCATGCGCCACGCCCGCGCCGACATGCGGGAGCCCACGCTCGACGGGCTATGA
- a CDS encoding YebC/PmpR family DNA-binding transcriptional regulator gives MSGHSKWATTKHKKAAIDAKRAKSFAKLIKNIEVAAKIGGADLAGNPTLVDAVQKAKKTSVPNDNIDRAIKRGAGLTGETIDYTAIMYEGYAANGVALMIECLTDNKNRAAAEVRTAMSRNGGTMADPGSVAYNFSRKGVVSITKAEGVDEDTILEAVLDAGAEEVIDQGGGFEVISEAGDLVAVRSALQEAGIDYDSAEAEFVPNLKVEADLETARKVLRLIDALEDLDDVQNIYANYDISDEVQAQLDEDE, from the coding sequence ATGTCCGGACACTCCAAGTGGGCGACGACCAAGCACAAGAAGGCGGCCATCGACGCCAAGCGTGCGAAGTCGTTCGCGAAGCTCATCAAGAACATCGAGGTCGCCGCGAAGATCGGCGGCGCCGACCTCGCGGGGAACCCCACCCTCGTCGACGCCGTCCAGAAGGCGAAGAAGACGAGCGTCCCGAACGACAACATCGACCGCGCGATCAAGCGCGGCGCGGGTCTCACGGGCGAGACGATCGACTACACGGCGATCATGTACGAGGGCTACGCGGCCAACGGCGTCGCGCTCATGATCGAGTGCCTCACCGACAACAAGAACCGCGCGGCCGCCGAGGTGCGCACCGCGATGAGCCGCAACGGCGGCACGATGGCCGATCCCGGGTCGGTCGCGTACAACTTCAGCCGCAAGGGCGTCGTCTCGATCACGAAGGCTGAGGGCGTCGACGAGGACACGATCCTCGAGGCCGTGCTCGACGCGGGCGCCGAGGAGGTCATCGACCAGGGCGGCGGCTTCGAGGTCATCTCGGAGGCGGGCGACCTCGTCGCCGTGCGCTCCGCGCTGCAGGAGGCGGGCATCGACTACGACTCCGCCGAGGCCGAGTTCGTGCCGAACCTCAAGGTCGAGGCCGACCTCGAGACCGCGCGCAAGGTGCTGCGGCTCATCGACGCGCTCGAGGACCTCGACGACGTGCAGAACATCTACGCGAACTACGACATCTCCGACGAGGTGCAGGCGCAGCTCGACGAGGACGAGTAG
- the thrS gene encoding threonine--tRNA ligase, with protein sequence MRVDGELQDLAREVTETQTVEPVTIDSPDGLDILRHSAAHVLAQAVQRVNPEAKLGIGPPIQDGFYYDFDVDALSTDDLKALEKEMQRIVKAGQRFVQRVVTDDEARAELADEPYKLELIGLKGGAAKAAEGASVEVGAGELTIYDNVDPKTGEVAWKDLCRGPHLPSTRLIGNGFALTRVAGAYWRGKTDQPQLQRVYGTAWPTKDELRAYQERLEEAAKRDHRKLGRELDLFSFPDEIGSGLSVWHPKGAIARGEMEQHARRRHIEQGYSYVYTPHITKRDLFVTSNHLVTYGEGMWPPIHMDEERDDEGNVTKAGVDYYLKPMNCPMHILVYRSTARSYRDLPLRLAENGTVYRNELSGALHGLTRVRGFTQDDAHLFVTPEQLEEETTKVLEFVLSLLGDFGLTDFRLELSMRDDEKEKWIGDEAVWETATDALRRVARASGLEVVEEPGEAAFYGPKIDLKVTDAIGRSWQLSTVQLDFNLPERFELEYTAADGSKQRPIMIHRALFGSIERFFAILLEHYAGAFPVWLAPVQVVGVPVAEEYADYLEEIAARLRGHGVRVEVDRSDERMQKKIRTHTLQKVPFQLIAGGQDRDAGSVSFRFRDGTQDNGVPVDEAVARILEAIETKAHV encoded by the coding sequence ATGCGCGTCGACGGCGAGCTGCAGGACCTCGCCCGCGAGGTGACCGAGACCCAGACGGTCGAGCCGGTGACGATCGACAGCCCCGATGGGCTCGACATCCTGCGCCACTCCGCCGCGCATGTGCTCGCGCAGGCCGTGCAGCGCGTGAACCCCGAAGCGAAGCTCGGCATCGGCCCGCCCATCCAGGACGGCTTCTACTACGACTTCGACGTCGACGCGCTCTCCACCGACGACCTGAAGGCGCTCGAGAAGGAGATGCAGCGCATCGTCAAGGCCGGCCAGCGCTTCGTGCAACGCGTCGTGACCGACGACGAGGCGCGGGCCGAGCTCGCCGACGAGCCCTACAAGCTCGAGCTCATCGGGCTCAAGGGCGGCGCCGCGAAGGCCGCCGAGGGCGCATCCGTCGAGGTCGGCGCGGGCGAGCTGACGATCTACGACAACGTCGACCCGAAGACGGGCGAGGTCGCCTGGAAGGACCTCTGCCGCGGGCCGCACCTGCCCTCGACCCGGCTGATCGGCAACGGCTTCGCCCTCACGCGCGTCGCGGGCGCCTACTGGCGCGGCAAGACCGACCAGCCGCAGCTGCAGCGCGTGTACGGCACCGCGTGGCCGACGAAGGACGAGCTGCGCGCCTACCAGGAGCGCCTCGAGGAGGCCGCGAAGCGCGACCACCGCAAGCTCGGCCGCGAGCTCGACCTCTTCTCGTTCCCCGACGAGATCGGCTCGGGCCTGTCGGTGTGGCACCCGAAGGGTGCGATCGCGCGCGGCGAGATGGAGCAGCACGCGCGCCGCCGCCACATCGAGCAGGGCTACAGCTACGTCTACACACCGCACATCACCAAGCGCGACCTCTTCGTCACGTCGAACCACCTCGTCACCTACGGCGAGGGGATGTGGCCGCCCATCCACATGGACGAGGAGCGCGACGACGAGGGCAACGTGACGAAGGCCGGGGTGGACTACTACCTCAAGCCCATGAACTGCCCGATGCACATCCTCGTGTACCGGTCGACCGCGCGCAGCTACCGCGACCTGCCGCTGCGCCTCGCCGAGAACGGCACCGTGTACCGCAACGAGCTCTCGGGCGCGCTGCACGGCCTCACGCGCGTGCGCGGCTTCACGCAGGACGACGCGCACCTGTTCGTCACCCCCGAGCAGCTCGAGGAGGAGACGACGAAGGTCCTCGAGTTCGTGCTCTCGCTGCTGGGGGACTTCGGCCTGACCGACTTCCGCCTCGAGCTCTCGATGCGGGACGACGAGAAGGAGAAGTGGATCGGCGACGAGGCCGTCTGGGAGACGGCGACGGATGCGCTGCGGCGCGTGGCGAGGGCCTCCGGGCTCGAGGTCGTGGAGGAGCCGGGGGAGGCCGCGTTCTACGGCCCGAAGATCGACCTCAAGGTGACCGACGCGATCGGCCGCTCGTGGCAGCTCTCGACCGTGCAGCTCGACTTCAACCTGCCCGAGCGCTTCGAGCTCGAATACACGGCGGCCGACGGCTCGAAGCAGCGCCCGATCATGATCCACCGCGCCCTCTTCGGCTCGATCGAGCGCTTCTTCGCGATCCTGCTCGAGCACTACGCCGGCGCGTTCCCCGTGTGGCTCGCGCCCGTGCAGGTCGTCGGCGTCCCGGTCGCCGAGGAGTACGCCGACTACCTCGAAGAGATCGCCGCGCGCCTGCGCGGCCACGGCGTGCGCGTCGAGGTCGACCGGTCCGACGAGCGGATGCAGAAGAAGATCCGCACGCACACGCTCCAGAAGGTGCCCTTCCAGCTCATCGCGGGCGGCCAGGACCGCGACGCCGGGAGCGTCTCGTTCCGGTTCCGCGACGGCACGCAGGACAACGGCGTGCCCGTCGACGAGGCGGTCGCGCGCATCCTCGAGGCGATCGAGACGAAGGCCCACGTGTGA